AGCCGAAGACGAGCCGCGCGCCGCTGGTGACCATGGGCCTGAACACGTCGTGGAGCAGGGCCTGCGGCTCGTCGGACTGGTCGATGCCGTCCACGACGATGGTCATGGGCGGGGTGCCGGCTTGGACGCGTTCGGTGCTGGAGGTGTGTGCGGCGAGCCCGGCGCGGTCCACGATGCGCCGTGACACCTCTTCGGCGGTGAGTCCTTCGACGTCCAGGGCGAGGTCGGGCTCGGGGGAGCCGCCGGCGCTGGACAGTGCGACGGCCTGCCGCAAGTCGGTCAACTCGTCCCCGACGATGATCAGCACGGCCGCGCCGTCCTGTCGGCGGCCGAGCCAGTCCATCACCTCTCGGACGCGTCCGGCCACGCGGGTGTCAGTGGGGGCCGTCGTGAAGAGCGGGTCGATGCCGCTGTCGCCGCGCACCCACTCGGAGATCACCGGGAGGTGCGCCTCGATGGCGGCGACGGGCAGCATCCACGACAGCCCGGCTTCGTCGTCGGTGTACTCGCTGACCACGATGCCGAGGACGTGCCCGGTGGCGTCGTCGGCGACGCCGGACCCGCTGAACCCGGCCCGGATGCGCTGCTCGCCCGCCGAACGGCGGTTCATCTGGAGCCATTCGGATCCGGCCCACGCGGCGACCGTCATCCGGGCCCAGACCCCGATGTCGAGGCCATGGCCGTTCGGGTAGCCGAGGGCGTGGACCTGCCGGTCCCAGGTGAGGGCGGTCCGGTGGAGCATCGCACCGGCTCCGGGCGGCGGGTCGGTCTCCAGCTTGAGGAGGGCGACGTCCCCGCGGTCCTCGCCGTGCGCCGACACGCAGGCGATGATGCGGGCGTCGGCGGTGGGGGAGCCGCGCAGGCCGACCAGGTCGACGGCGAGGCCGGTGGCGGCGAGTGCGACATGAGCGCAGGTGAGAACGTGCCCGCGGGGTAACAGGACACCGGCGCCGAGCACTTCGCCCCCGCTCCGGGCACGAATCCGGACCCGCCACCCCTCGGCCCCGTGGGCGAACGGCCCGGTGCCTCCCATACCGGCCATCATTCCCGAACGATAAAGCAGGGTGGCGAAGAAGATCACCGATACGCCGAACCCCACCCCGTTCGGCGTAAACGGGCACGCGCGCCACGATTCGGGCCACGTCGCACAAATCCACGGTTTCGCGGCAAGTGCCGGTGTGGTGTCAGGGCTTCCACTCCCGCACTACGGACCGGCGCAGCTTGCCCGATCCGGTCCGCGGCAAGGACTCCACGAACACCACTTGGCGCGGCACCTTGTACGCCGTGAGGTGGCGACGGGCGAGGTCGGTCAGGTCGTCCTCCAGCTCGTCGTCGCCGACCGGCGAGTCGACCCGCACGACGTAGGCGCGCAGCCGGACCGTCCCGTCGTCATCGGCCACGGCGCACGCCGCCACTTCACGCACCAGCGGGTGACTCCCGAGGAGGTGCTCCACTTCCAACGGATGCACCTTGATCCCTCCGACGTTCTCGATGTCGTCCAAGCGGCCGTTGACGCGGATGAACCCGTCGGCGTCGATCGACGCCAGGTCGCCGGTGGCGTACCAGTCCCGCGTGCGCTCGGCCTCACCGTCCTCACCGACGCCGACCGTGATGGTCGGTCCGCGCACCTGCAACCGGCCCACCTCGTCCGGCTCCACGGGGTCGCTCTGGTCGTCCACCACACGCACTTCGAACGGCGGCAGCGCGCGCCCGACCGTGCCCACCCGCCGTGCGCCGGGGGTGTTGTGGGTGAACGCCTGACCGACCTCGGTGGAGCCGATGCCGTTGAGCAGCCGGTCGCCCAGGACCTCCATCAGCCGTTCTTCCAGCGCCGTCCCCAGCACCTCGCCACCGGCGGCGGCGATGCGGAGGCCGGCCAGCCGGTCGCGGTCGGGGTGGGCGACGAGCTTGCTGTAGAAGGTCGGCACCGCGAACAGGGCGGTGACGTCGTGCTTCGCCACGATCGCCAGCACGTCCTCGACCTGCGGAGGATTCGGGTTCAGCACCACGCGGCTCCCGCTCATCAGCGGGTACAGCAGGGAGTTGCCCAGGCCGTAGGCGAAGTAGAGCTTGGAGACCGAGTGGACGACGTCGTCGGGTCCCAGACCCAGCGCGGGCACGGCGAACGTCCGGTGGTGGATGATCGCGTCGCCGTGCAGCTGCGGGCACAGCCTGGGCACGCCGGTGGTGCCCGAGGTGAACATCGCGTACGCCTGTTGGTCCGCGGCGCGCGGCGCGGGCGGGATCGGTTGTGCCCCTTCGAGTTCGGCGAACACCGTCACGGGGAATCCGCTCAACGACCGCCGGTCGCCCGGACGGCAGACGACCAGCGCGGGCTGCGCGAGGCCGAGCACCCGGTGCCGCTCGTCGTGGTGCAGGCGCGGGTTGATCGGCACCGCGACCGCGCCGAGGTGCACGGCTGCCAGGAACGTCAGGACGAAATCCGGCCCGTCGTCCAGCACGACCGCCACCCGGTCACCGACCTGCACTCCCGCGCGGACCAACCCCCCGGCGACGCGGGCCGCTCCGGCGTACACGTCGATGTGGGTCAGCACAGCGCCGTCGACCTCGTAGGCCGGGCGGTCCAGCCACCCGCCGGCGGCGGCTCCGGCGCGCATCGCGTAGACCAGGTTCATCGCACTGTTCCCCCTGCTCCGGCCCGCTTGGCGGGGAAGGTCGCACGAACGCGGGTCGTCATCGGTCCGACCCCCCGGTGAGGAGAGCGGCCACCTCCGAACGCCACCCCGGCACCAGGTCGAACAGCCCGCCGATCGCGGCCAGGTCCGTCAACGGCGTCGGCCCGCCGCGCAGCGCGCCGACGAAGTCCGCGTACGAGCCGTCCACCGGTGACGCCGTGAGGTCGGCGGCCAGTGCGCCTTCCGTGCCCGTGACCGAGATGCGGAACTGGGGCTCACCCCAGCTCACCTCGACCGCCCCGGTCACTCCGCCGGCCACCGCCACGGCCCGCACCCGGTCGTGGGCCGCTTCCACCGTCCGCACTTCGGTCACGGGCGCGCCGAGCACCCGTTCGACCGCGTCCAGGACGTCCGGGCCGAGTTCGGTCACCAGGTTCCGGTCCGTCGTCACGTGGTCGAGGCGCACCGCGAAGCCTTGCGGAACCCCGGCTCGCCCCTCGGTCACCGCCTTGCCCAGCGCGGTCAGGTCCGGGTGGTGCGCCCAGGACAGGTCGACCGAGCACCGGCCGGGCGCTTTCCGCGCGGCCTCGACCACGATGTCGTCCACGACGTGCTTGCCCACCAGGACGTGCAGCCCCCGGCGCAACGCGATCAGCACGGCGGAGGTGTTCGGCGCGCGCACCACGACACCCTCCGCGGGAACCGTCTCCACCAGTCGCGTCCCGTCGCGCAGCACCCAGGGAACCCTGTGCTCGGCGGGCTCCGAGGCGTTCGGATCCGTCACGCCGACGACCCGCACACCGGGCACCGCCTGCGTCGCCTCCGCTCCGACGATGACGACCCGCACGTCGGCAGGCTCCGCGGTGGCCAGCACCCGATCGCTGGCGAAGAAGCTCAGATCCGCCGCCGCGGACGTCGGATCGCCGAGCACTGACACCCGCGGCCGGTCCAGATCGGAGTAGTCCTTCTCGACCGGCACCCACTCCAGGTCCGCGGCCGTGTGCTCGGGTCCCTTGGCGAAGACGTCGGCCCAACGGCTGCGGATCACCCGCATGTGCCGCTTCCAGATCGGGAGCTTGTCGTGCCCGACGTGGTTGAACGTGGTGCCCTCGAAGTGCCGCATCGCCACCGACCCGACGTAACGCATCCGTTCGCCGTCGGCACGCAAACGGCAGCACAGGTCGATGTCCTCGCACAGCGATACCGGGTCGAACGCCGCGTCGAACCCGCCGACCCGCCGGAAAGAGCTGTGCCGCACCATCAGCGCGGCGGTGGGCGCCCAGGTCTGCTCGCGGTGCTCCCGGTGCGTGGCGGTGAGGGCTTGGCCGCGCCCGACAGACCCGACGTGGCCGTTGACGGTGGACCCGCCGCCCGCGCACTGCACCAACGCGCCGTCGCCGGGGTAGAGCAGCAACGGTGACACGGCGGCCAGGCCCGGATCGGCGGTCAGCTCGGCGACGAGCACCTCCACCACATCCGGGTCGTCCACGAGCACGTCGTTGTCGAGGAAGAACAGGAACTCGCCGCGTGCCACCGCCGCGCCGACATTGCGCCGTTCGCTCCCGCCGCGATCGTCCTCGTGGCGCAGGACGGTCAGAGGGCGGCCGAGGTCCACAGCGGCCAGGTACTCGGAGGTGCCGTCGTCGGATCCGTTGTCCACCACGATGATCTCGAAGTCGCCGGACGCGCGCGCGAGCGACACCAACGCCCGCCGCGTGTACTCCAAGCGGTTCCTGACCAACATGACGACCGAGACCAAACCCGGTATCGGGTTCACACTGCGCCCTTCACGAAACGGAGATCGTCCTCACGCGGCACGTCGTTGTGCCGTTCGGAGCACGGGGGCCGGGGCGGTGCCCACGTGCTTGCTCCGTCGCGGTGTCGGGATCGGTCCGACCGGTCGGAGTTCGACGCATGTGCGCGCAGCAGTGGGGCTGCGGACCGCTTCATCGGTGGTTCGGCGAATAGTAGAGGCGGACTCACGGTGTGCGCCAGCCCGCGACTCGGACTTCCGAAGGGAAATTGTGGAGGGACGTCGCCGAAATCCCGTGCCATTGGTATGCGCGGTCATTCCGGGAATGATGCTATTCGCTTTGACCGGGAATTTCGCGCGTAGCCGCGGGCACGGGCCGGTCAGCGGCCGGTGGCTGTCAGGACGGCGGAGGCGATGGCCTTGTGCCCGTCAGGGGTCGGGTGGACGTCGGTGTGGCCGCAGAAGTACGTCAGCGCGCACACCTTCGCCACCGATGTCGGGATCGAGCCGTACGTCGGGTCCTGGGTGATCTCGGTGAACGGTCCATAGCCCCCGGTCGAGGCGGTCACGTCCACGAACGTCGCCCCGACCTTCTCGTACTCGGTCTTGAGCGCGGCGTTGAAGAAGTCCCGGAACAGCGGCACCGACAGGCGCGCGAGGTCCTGGCCGTTCGGGAACGCGGGGGACACCCACGCACCGAGGAACACGTCCGGATAAGTCAGACCCACGATCGGGGCATCGCCGGCGGCTTCACGCAGCGCGGGCAGGGTGGCGGCCAGGCCTGCCCGGACGTTGGCGACGGCCCGCGACGCGCAGCCCAACGCATCGGCCGCCCGCGCGCACGGCGCCAGGTCGTTGCCGCCGATCACCACCGTCACCAGACCCACTCGCCCCTGGTGCTCGCGCAGCGCCTGCACGGCCGCGTCGAGTTGGGTGCGGCCCGCCGGGTCCGGCGCGCCGGGAGCGACGTTGCCGGGGGCGCAGGCGGGTCCACCGAGCAGTTGCGCGGACGTCGCGCCGCTGCACGCGACGTTGATCAACCGCAGGTCCGACTGCTCGGCGACGAGG
This is a stretch of genomic DNA from Saccharothrix ecbatanensis. It encodes these proteins:
- a CDS encoding GDSL-type esterase/lipase family protein; the protein is MVPRPSALIGALSVALAVALGACTGAPSENPSATNDSAPPSDSASPSESAPPADSVYVSLGDSYATGYRPPAAGTSTGADGFAYLVAEQSDLRLINVACSGATSAQLLGGPACAPGNVAPGAPDPAGRTQLDAAVQALREHQGRVGLVTVVIGGNDLAPCARAADALGCASRAVANVRAGLAATLPALREAAGDAPIVGLTYPDVFLGAWVSPAFPNGQDLARLSVPLFRDFFNAALKTEYEKVGATFVDVTASTGGYGPFTEITQDPTYGSIPTSVAKVCALTYFCGHTDVHPTPDGHKAIASAVLTATGR
- a CDS encoding S1 family peptidase, whose translation is MGGTGPFAHGAEGWRVRIRARSGGEVLGAGVLLPRGHVLTCAHVALAATGLAVDLVGLRGSPTADARIIACVSAHGEDRGDVALLKLETDPPPGAGAMLHRTALTWDRQVHALGYPNGHGLDIGVWARMTVAAWAGSEWLQMNRRSAGEQRIRAGFSGSGVADDATGHVLGIVVSEYTDDEAGLSWMLPVAAIEAHLPVISEWVRGDSGIDPLFTTAPTDTRVAGRVREVMDWLGRRQDGAAVLIIVGDELTDLRQAVALSSAGGSPEPDLALDVEGLTAEEVSRRIVDRAGLAAHTSSTERVQAGTPPMTIVVDGIDQSDEPQALLHDVFRPMVTSGARLVFGFRQNDSEGLAAARTLARDAVTTRLDGLTERVTALLRADPGGNAGKLRLSLTALRRAADEDWALVAERLPRFDHAVARAEHARHAARQDESTRSDLRGLLDAWQAKAGDGGLVEHIGTAVAYRRAHALLVADPFDEAAAREAVRTYQDAVRQALAKGEPG
- a CDS encoding class I adenylate-forming enzyme family protein, translated to MNLVYAMRAGAAAGGWLDRPAYEVDGAVLTHIDVYAGAARVAGGLVRAGVQVGDRVAVVLDDGPDFVLTFLAAVHLGAVAVPINPRLHHDERHRVLGLAQPALVVCRPGDRRSLSGFPVTVFAELEGAQPIPPAPRAADQQAYAMFTSGTTGVPRLCPQLHGDAIIHHRTFAVPALGLGPDDVVHSVSKLYFAYGLGNSLLYPLMSGSRVVLNPNPPQVEDVLAIVAKHDVTALFAVPTFYSKLVAHPDRDRLAGLRIAAAGGEVLGTALEERLMEVLGDRLLNGIGSTEVGQAFTHNTPGARRVGTVGRALPPFEVRVVDDQSDPVEPDEVGRLQVRGPTITVGVGEDGEAERTRDWYATGDLASIDADGFIRVNGRLDDIENVGGIKVHPLEVEHLLGSHPLVREVAACAVADDDGTVRLRAYVVRVDSPVGDDELEDDLTDLARRHLTAYKVPRQVVFVESLPRTGSGKLRRSVVREWKP
- a CDS encoding glycosyltransferase; protein product: MNPIPGLVSVVMLVRNRLEYTRRALVSLARASGDFEIIVVDNGSDDGTSEYLAAVDLGRPLTVLRHEDDRGGSERRNVGAAVARGEFLFFLDNDVLVDDPDVVEVLVAELTADPGLAAVSPLLLYPGDGALVQCAGGGSTVNGHVGSVGRGQALTATHREHREQTWAPTAALMVRHSSFRRVGGFDAAFDPVSLCEDIDLCCRLRADGERMRYVGSVAMRHFEGTTFNHVGHDKLPIWKRHMRVIRSRWADVFAKGPEHTAADLEWVPVEKDYSDLDRPRVSVLGDPTSAAADLSFFASDRVLATAEPADVRVVIVGAEATQAVPGVRVVGVTDPNASEPAEHRVPWVLRDGTRLVETVPAEGVVVRAPNTSAVLIALRRGLHVLVGKHVVDDIVVEAARKAPGRCSVDLSWAHHPDLTALGKAVTEGRAGVPQGFAVRLDHVTTDRNLVTELGPDVLDAVERVLGAPVTEVRTVEAAHDRVRAVAVAGGVTGAVEVSWGEPQFRISVTGTEGALAADLTASPVDGSYADFVGALRGGPTPLTDLAAIGGLFDLVPGWRSEVAALLTGGSDR